AGTCCAACCCAGAAACAGCTTTCGGCTCTGCTTATCAACCCTCAACTGTTTATTAACCACTCTCTCAACAAATTTGCGTCTCACTTCAAAGGTTCGAAAGTAATGACCTTTTTAAGTTTAAAGTTTTTGAAATACTGGCGGATGACTAGAAAAGCGATGTGTTAGAACAAACGAATCTGCTGGCCAAAATCGACCAGTATGAGACGTGATAGAAGAATAACCATTGGCGTCATCATTAAGCGGGTTCCTTTTCTTTTGCTTTGAACTCGTGTATCGGGAGGCATCGGCTAATCACCGGTGGGAGGAATATAAATGGCTAAAAAACGACAAAGCTCTGTGATTCGTCGGATGTATGCCGGCTTTGCGGTACTCGCATTCAGTCTGGTTGCAACCAATACACTCAATTTGAAAAGTTCTCAGGACATCCACGAACAACTAGAGGTCGTCACCTCAGAAGCTCTCCCCTTAGTTTCCTTGTCCAACGAAGCCAGTGTCAGCCTCCTCGCTGCAGACAAAATTTTCAAAGATTACCTGACCAGCAGCAATGGTGCGCAAAGCGAACAGGTACTCGAAAATTTTGATGTCGCTAGACAACGCTTTGATACTGCTCTGAATAATCTTTACCAAGCTTCCTCCGGTCAAGAGGGGCTGGAAAGCCAATTGGAATCGCTGCGAGAAATTGAAAATCGCTATTTTGCTGAAGCTTCTGTTGCCATTGGAAACTTCCAGCGCCAACAAGCAGCCAAAGAAGAAGGCGTGACCGCTGCCCGCCAATTCCAGCGTATGAACACTGCGCTTGCACTTGGTATGCAGGACTTCGTGGCCAACAATGGTTCCACCACGCTGAAAATCATTTCAAAGACCTACTTCAAGAAGCTTCAAGAAACGGAAACCCATACTTCCGACGCGCTGGCCAGCAACACACTCGCTGATGTTGAAAAAGCCATGAACGGCAACCGCCGCAGCGTAAAGCAGCTCAACTACTCTTTCCGTTCACTGACTTCTCAACTTCCAGAGCTAAAAGAGAAATTCCAAAAAGACATTGATGCCTTTACCCGCGATGTGAGCCGCGAAGGCGGTGTGCTTGATCAGCACTATGCGTACCTGGTTGCGACCAACGAGCTTTATACGAACATCGGCAATCTTGCCGTTGAAGTCGACAATGCAATGGGCATCCTCGACCAATTCCGTGGTCAAGCGGAAAGCGTGATGTCAGCATCTATCTTACAGGCTAACGACACCTTTAAAAACGGCGTTCGTCAGACGATCTTCATTGGCGCGCTGATTCTGGCAATCACTGTCTTCATTGGCTGGCACATTGCGCGAAGCGTTCGCAAGCCACTGAGCAGCACACTGAACGTCCTGGAAGCTATCACTGAAGGCGACATGACCCAACGCATTGAAGTGAAAGAACACAATGAATTTGGCCAGCTAGCAGACCACATCAATACCCTGGCTTCGAATCTTCAAGGCATTCTGCGACAGCTTCGCGATGCAGCAGAAGAGCAAGCTGAGGTTGCAGCCGCGAACCAGTCCACCACGCAAACCGCGAAAGCTCAGCTCAATGAGCAGCGGCAGCAAACCACAGCTGTCGCAGCAGCGATGACGCAAATGGAGCACTCGGTGCAAGACGTTGCAAACAGTGCCCGCCACACCATGGACAAAGTGATGGAAGTGAGCGATGCAGCAACGAAAGGCCGTGAAATCATGACCCGTAACATAAGCACGACGCATCAGCTTTCAAGCCGCTTGGATGATTCTGTGGCTGTGGTTTCTTCACTTCAGGAGATGACCGCGAGTATTGAAACCATTCTCGACGTTATCAGCAATATTGCCGATCAAACCAACCTTCTGGCATTGAACGCGGCTATCGAAGCGGCCCGTGCTGGTGAACAAGGGCGAGGCTTTGCGGTCGTGGCAGATGAAGTTCGCGTTCTGGCGAAACGTACATCCGACTCAACATCTGAAATTGAAGAGATGATTAGCAAGCTACAGACCCAATCAAGCCAAGCGGTCCTGGTGATGCAGGAATGTGTAGAAGAAATGACCAGCAGCGTTGCACAGGCTTCTGACGCCAACTCCGCGATGGAGGAAATAGAAGCCATCATCATGATGATCAGCGACATGAGCAGCCAGATAGCACAAGCCGCTTCTGAACAAAGCACCACCTCTGCTGATATCGCGCGAAACGTTGAGCACATCAGCTTTATCGCTGACAGCAGTTATACCGCCATGCAGGACGTGGCTGGTGCGAGTGAACGACTCGATGAACAAGCCGTCAATCAGAACGAACTGGTTCATCGATTCACGGTATAACTGGACTTTCTGAGTAGAAAAAGCGGGCTATGGCCCGCTTTTTTATTGGCTTCTCTACTTCAAAAACTCATCAGTTTTTGAGTGATCGCCGCCGCGCTGATCTCTTCACGATGGCGGTTATTCATATCGGATCATAGTGCTGTGAAATCATCCCAACCCTATTTTTCATCAGTACGTAGTGGCTCCATTTCGATACAAGCAAAAGGAAAGATGAATGACAGAAAAAATTAAGATTGTAAGGCTTGTCTGAGGCAGCTTGGAGACGTTGAATTTCTTCGATAACGCTTTCAGCATCAAGCATACCGCAAGGAATGGAACCCAATCCGCCTGCTTCATCTACCACTATCGCCAGCTTGCTGTTTTGAACACCTGCCTTGGGTGCCTGAATCAAGGGTAAATCCACATCAACCCATCTGGCGAAATCCAATTTTTCCATATTCTGACCCCAGATTTTTATACATTTCTTGATATGCACCATCAGCGTTTGCCTTACTCCTATTTTGAAGGTTAACAAGTGAGCAAAGCCTTGTTTTATATAACCTTACGAGCCCAAATATACGTTTATATGCATATTTTTATCCATTTACGCGCCGTCTATTCAAATGTGATCCATGTACATGTTCGTAACATTACGGGTTGTCATATTTCTTTCGTATGGCTTAATTCAAAAAGAAAGCGCTTTCTTTTCGTTTTTCGGTGCTGTCACCCAAGGCGACTTGAAGAGCCAATCTAACAAAAAATAAAAGATAGACAGTGAATAACCGCACTCAAAGAGAGTGCGACTATCCGAAAGGGAGTTTGGAGAGTGTCAAGCAGAATCAACCGAGCTGCTCCTCAAGGTGAGGAGTGGCTGAGCTATCTCAAGCAAAAAACACGTGATTTGGTGGATGCAAAAATCCACGGGATCTCTTTCAGCCCCTATGTCGATGGACAGGGACCTGGTTCAATCATCACTGAAGCACAAATCCACGAAAGGCTTCAGATCATCGCCCCACACGTTAACTGGGTTCGTACCTTCTCTTGTACTGACGGTAATGAGCTCATTCCAAAAATCGCCAAAGAGTATGGGCTCAAAACCATGGTTGGCGTATGGATTGACGGAAACCATGAAAAGAACGAGGAAGAACTACAAAACGCTATCGCCGTTGCACGCGAAGGGCATGTGGATGTTCTTGGTGTGGGTAACGAAGTGCTACTTCGTGAAGACCTACATGAAGATGAACTCATCAGCTACATCGAACGCGCCAAGGCAGAACTGCCGGACGTTCAGGTAGGCTACGTTGATGCTTACTACTTGTTTGAGAATCACCCTCGCGTCGCAGATGCCTGTGAGGTGATCCTGACAAACTGTTACCCCTTCTGGGAAGGCTGTCCGGTAGATTTTGCCGTGCCTTACATGAAGGAAATGTACCGCCGTGCAGTGAATGCCGGTAAAGGTAAACCAGTGATTGTTTCAGAAACTGGCTGGCCAAATGAAGGTGTTCCTGAGCGCGCCTCAATACCTTCAGAAGAAAACGCCCTGAAGTACTTTATTGATACTTATGCATGGGCAGAAGAAGAGAACATTGATGTGTTCTATTTCTCGTCTTTCGATGAAGCCTGGAAGGTGGAAAAGGAAGGTGCGGTAGGTGCGTATTGGGGTCTTTGGGATAAAGACGGCAACTTCAAGTACTCAACCTAACAGAACACATTACAAGGCGCCCGCGGACTATCTGCGGGCATAAGAAAACTAAGGTAAAAAGCGCTATGGAATACAGAAACGCCATTTGTTACTCAGGCTATCGTGAAGGTCAAAACCCTCGTGAGGGAATTTACCCAACGTACCAAGAGATCAAAGAAGACCTTCTTATCCTCTCCCACAACTGGTCTGCACTGCGTCTATACGACTGCGGTACTCACGCAAGACTGGTTTTGGATGTTATTCGCGACGAAGGACTTGATTTCAAAGTAATGCTAGGCGCCGATGTTGCGGCTGAAATGAACAACCCCAATTGCCCTTGGGGAGCACAGTTCAGTGAAGAAACGCTGGAGAAAAACCGTCAGCACAACAAGGAAGAAATCGATCGCCTCATCGAGCTTGCAAACGCATATCCAGAAGTTGTTGGCTATGTATCAGTCGGCAATGAAGCAAGTGTTGAATGGACCGATCATCTTATCTCTGTTGAGAAACTGGTCGAGCACGTACAGAAAGTGAAAAACAGCATCAGTCAGCCTGTCACTTTCTGTGAAAACTACGTGCCTTGGACATACAAACTGGATGCACTGGTTGAAGTGATTGACTTCATTTCCCTGCACACTTACCCGGTTTGGGAGTATAAAACGATCGACGACGCGTTGGAGTACACCAAACAGAACTACTACGCTGTTGCTGACCGCTATCCAAACAAACCTGTAGTCATCACCGAAGCAGGTTGGGCGACCGCCTCTAACGGCCGTGGTATTGAAGCATGGAATGCTTCTGAGGAGCTTCAGGCAGCTTACTATGACCAACTGCTGCAATGGACGCGCGATGAGAAGATCCTGACCTTCGTCTTCGAAGCGTTTGACGAGCCATGGAAAGGTGACAACCACCCTGAAGAACCAGAAAAACACTGGGGTCTGTTCAAGGTGGACCGCACACCAAAACTGGTGATGCAGTCTCTGTACGGTTGACTACAACGAAGGGCGGATTAACCGCCCTTTTCTTTTCCTGCCCATATCTGGCTTTCTCACAAATAGGCAAACATCATCGAGATAACCTCATAGGCACAAATCGAATACCATTGAAGTCCGATTCTTCACCTGTCGCCTCAAAACCTTGTGAAGCATAAAACGCCGAAGCATTGACCGATGACCGAAGCGATATTTCCTTCGAACTCGTTGTTATTAATACATGCTCTAACAGGCGTTTCCCTAACCCTGTGCCTTGTTCAGATTTAGCCACAAAAAGATGGGTCAGATAATTCCCTTCACGCAGCGCTGCAAACCCGACTGCTTCATCCTTGTTCAACGCGATGACTGTGTAGAAGCGAGAGTCATCAAAAGTGGTTGCAAGATCAGGCAGGATCCGGGATTTGAACTCAGCCTGTCCCTGTTCATTAAACAAAGGCATAACGTCTGCTTCTGATACCGATCTCACTAATTTCTGAGCCGCTTCCAAGTCCCTTAACACCACTTTGCGGATTTCCATCTTCTCTCCCTACTGTTGCCCTTAAAACTTCGCTTTGATCTTCTGGACAAATTTATCAACCTGCTCCCTACCCGCCTTTTCGGCGTTATAAAGAGAAAGGAAAGTCACCTTACAATCTTTCGCGCACGCACCTAGAATGGCCGTTTTCAATACGCGCTTCACCGGCTTGTGCATCACCAGATTATCCACCCACCATGGGGAACCAAGCGTGGTCACCACTTTCACTTCTTTGAGGTTGCCCAATTTCGGCTTAATGGCCCCTAGTTCCGCGTCATGATCGTAGGCATAGCCAGGCGCCCATACACGGTCAATCCAGCCTTTCAGCATGGCGGGAAAGCTAAACCACCAGGTAGGAAAGACAAGCACTAAAGATTCCGCCTCCACCAGCAATTCAAGCTCTTTGTTAAGCTGACTTCGGTCATAGTCTTGGGCGTAGTAACTTTGCCTTTCTTCTGCACTTAACACTGGGTCGAAGTTAGCGCCATATAAATCCAGCAAGGTGATGCTGTAGCCTTTCGACTCAAGGTGTTTAATCGTTTACTGACAGAGGTAACTGCACAAGCTTTCCTTAAGAGGGTGCGAAAGTACCACCAAACACTTCATGACATTCTCCCTAGCTACATTACTGCTCGTTCTATCAAGACTTGGCGAACAAAAACGCGCCACACGATGCCATAAAGCCGCCGGACATCTTGTTCAGAATTTGCTTTTCACGCTTACTTTTCAGCATTTTGCCTGCTTTAGCTGCGGAATAGGCATACATCCCCAACACACCACCCACACCTACGGTAGAAATCAGAAGAATGACACCCACATGCAGCCCACTGATTTGAGTGACGTCCACAAACGCGGGGAAGAAGCCCATGTAAAACAAGATTGCTTTGGGGTTAGAGAGACCGACCACAACTCCTGTCAGCAAGCTCGAAAATCTTGACGATTGCGAAGGGACAGATTCTCCGTCCTCAGGGACTTCTGCCGTCCAACTGACGTAGGCGAGCCAGAACAAGTAAGCAATGCCGACATACTTGATGACGAAAGACACTTCACCCAGCACTTTCGATAGTGCAGAGAGCCCTGAAAGCGCAAGGAAGATGAAAATGTAATCCGCAATCAGGATCCCTAACGCGAGCAACATACCCTGCTTCATTCCACTCCCCATCGAACGTGAAATCGTCGCTAATACGCTCGGTCCAGGAATAAGCGCGGAAAGTGCCATAGCGAAAAACAGTGCGATACCAGAAGCAATAGTCATAATTCCTTTCTCCTTAACTAAACAGTTTTATTGCCTGATAACCGCGATAAGATCGGTGAAATAGTCATTGTCGCCAGATTGACTCAACAAGGTCGTCAACTGGCCGCGGTGATGGGTTTGATGATTAAAAAAATGCAAAAGCACAGAGGCGAGATTTTCAGAATACTCTGCCCCTGCTGTATTTCGGTAGGTCACACTGTTATTGAATTCCGACTCCGGTATAGACGCTACCCAGCGGGAAATATCATCATCCAGCGACGCCCTCATTGCTTTCAAAGAGGCCAAGTCTTCCACCAGATGTACTGTGTTACTTGGTGGTGATGGATAACGGCTTAATAACTGCTCAAGCATCACCTCACTAGGTACGCGGGTAAATCGATTCAACCACAACAAATCCCCAGTCAGAATATGACTCATGGTATGAAAAGCAGAGCCAAAGAAAGCCTTTCTGTCTTCATACAAGTCTTCGTCACTGAGATTTTCCATGTGACCCAGCAATTGCTCATTCATCCACTGGTTGTACTTTGCCATTAGCTCAAACTGGCTTTTCATGTCGACCCTATTTCCTTATATACCCAAACAACCTGAAGATGCCAGATTCAGCGAGATTGACTGGCGTTGTCATTGCGGCGTGCCTTTGCAGGTGTAGTCATCTCCATCAAAAAGGAACAACAAAGAGCACGGCGTCAGTCAACTCGCCCGAAGGGAGGCCCTCAATGCGCCCACTTCTTCGTTAAATTCCACGGAAATAGAACCACTATTCCTCGCAAAATTTGCCTCGAATTGAACGCATTGATGACCTCTGAATGCGAGTATCTTCAGGTCGTTTGGGTATACCGATTTCTTTCCAAGCGTTCGCTTCTCAAGCTTTAGCGCGCACGAATTCATTCAGTTCCTTTACCGAGCGGATGACATACACGTCTTTGTCCTCAGACATGGATTCGAGCCTTTTCAGGAAATTGTCATTCCAGAACTTCGGCGACAGTTTGAGAAACTTGTAACTTTGCAAACTGCCTTTGAGCACCGAGCTTCCATCAGGCCATCCTTCAGGTTTGATGAACAAACCTTTCAGCAGTCGTTTGGTGACCAGCCAATAGCTGGTCAGATATGGCAGTTCGACATAAACCAGCGTATCTGCCGCTTCCAAACGTTTGTTAAACGAACCGAGTAATCCCATACCATCCAGTATCCATCTCTCCGAGGCCAGTATCTGATCATGCCGCGCTTCAAAACCTTCGTGGCTCACCTGCTCTCCATTTTTCTGGTAAAGCATGGAATCCAACTGATAAAGAGCAATCCCGGTCTCTGACGCCAGTTTTTTGCTTAGGGTGGATTTACCGCTTCCCGGTTTTCCAAATACCGCGATTTTCTTCATGTCGCCTCCAAGATAAAAACCAAGAAGCAGAAAAAAGAAAACCCACCTCTTGGGTGGGTTCTGCAAATATAACGCGCGACAGCATCCCCACCATTCCTAAGGAATGATGATAATTCGGATGAGTTTGAGCATTGAATTCGTTTTCATACACCTATAGTTGTCAATGCCAATAAGGAAGTCAACCATCTCCCCTTAAAATACAGAAGATTACAACAACATCCTGTATTAATAGCTAACACTCGGTTAGCAGCAGTGAACATCCCTATTTGTCAGTTTATCTGGCTTTTCAAACTCTCATAAAAACACATGGAAACAGTAAAATTCGAGAAAGAAGATGAAATAAAAGCCCTTTTCCACTATCATCCTGCCGCCTGAGCGCAAGCGTTTGCTTTTTATTTCACATTCCTTGCCGACAGGCGCCAATCCGATATTTTAGCAATGGAGGGACGCCTTAATGACCACACTAACAATTACTCGCCCTGACGACTGGCATGTTCACCTTCGCGATGGCGAAGTGCTGACAGATACCGTCCGCGACATCAGCCGTTACAACGGTCGCGCGCTCATCATGCCAAACACCGTTCCTCCTGTGACCAACACTGAAATGGCGCTTGCTTACCGCGAACGCATCATGGCTCAAAAGCCTTCTGAGCAATTCGAGCCACTGATGGCGCTCTACCTAACCGACAACACCACACCAGACGAA
The nucleotide sequence above comes from Grimontia kaedaensis. Encoded proteins:
- a CDS encoding nitronate monooxygenase, whose translation is MEKLDFARWVDVDLPLIQAPKAGVQNSKLAIVVDEAGGLGSIPCGMLDAESVIEEIQRLQAASDKPYNLNFFCHSSFLLLVSKWSHYVLMKNRVGMISQHYDPI
- a CDS encoding methyl-accepting chemotaxis protein, which produces MAKKRQSSVIRRMYAGFAVLAFSLVATNTLNLKSSQDIHEQLEVVTSEALPLVSLSNEASVSLLAADKIFKDYLTSSNGAQSEQVLENFDVARQRFDTALNNLYQASSGQEGLESQLESLREIENRYFAEASVAIGNFQRQQAAKEEGVTAARQFQRMNTALALGMQDFVANNGSTTLKIISKTYFKKLQETETHTSDALASNTLADVEKAMNGNRRSVKQLNYSFRSLTSQLPELKEKFQKDIDAFTRDVSREGGVLDQHYAYLVATNELYTNIGNLAVEVDNAMGILDQFRGQAESVMSASILQANDTFKNGVRQTIFIGALILAITVFIGWHIARSVRKPLSSTLNVLEAITEGDMTQRIEVKEHNEFGQLADHINTLASNLQGILRQLRDAAEEQAEVAAANQSTTQTAKAQLNEQRQQTTAVAAAMTQMEHSVQDVANSARHTMDKVMEVSDAATKGREIMTRNISTTHQLSSRLDDSVAVVSSLQEMTASIETILDVISNIADQTNLLALNAAIEAARAGEQGRGFAVVADEVRVLAKRTSDSTSEIEEMISKLQTQSSQAVLVMQECVEEMTSSVAQASDANSAMEEIEAIIMMISDMSSQIAQAASEQSTTSADIARNVEHISFIADSSYTAMQDVAGASERLDEQAVNQNELVHRFTV
- a CDS encoding DinB family protein, with translation MKSQFELMAKYNQWMNEQLLGHMENLSDEDLYEDRKAFFGSAFHTMSHILTGDLLWLNRFTRVPSEVMLEQLLSRYPSPPSNTVHLVEDLASLKAMRASLDDDISRWVASIPESEFNNSVTYRNTAGAEYSENLASVLLHFFNHQTHHRGQLTTLLSQSGDNDYFTDLIAVIRQ
- a CDS encoding adenylate kinase; its protein translation is MKKIAVFGKPGSGKSTLSKKLASETGIALYQLDSMLYQKNGEQVSHEGFEARHDQILASERWILDGMGLLGSFNKRLEAADTLVYVELPYLTSYWLVTKRLLKGLFIKPEGWPDGSSVLKGSLQSYKFLKLSPKFWNDNFLKRLESMSEDKDVYVIRSVKELNEFVRAKA
- a CDS encoding GNAT family N-acetyltransferase, whose translation is MEIRKVVLRDLEAAQKLVRSVSEADVMPLFNEQGQAEFKSRILPDLATTFDDSRFYTVIALNKDEAVGFAALREGNYLTHLFVAKSEQGTGLGKRLLEHVLITTSSKEISLRSSVNASAFYASQGFEATGEESDFNGIRFVPMRLSR
- a CDS encoding glycosyl hydrolase family 17 protein — protein: MSSRINRAAPQGEEWLSYLKQKTRDLVDAKIHGISFSPYVDGQGPGSIITEAQIHERLQIIAPHVNWVRTFSCTDGNELIPKIAKEYGLKTMVGVWIDGNHEKNEEELQNAIAVAREGHVDVLGVGNEVLLREDLHEDELISYIERAKAELPDVQVGYVDAYYLFENHPRVADACEVILTNCYPFWEGCPVDFAVPYMKEMYRRAVNAGKGKPVIVSETGWPNEGVPERASIPSEENALKYFIDTYAWAEEENIDVFYFSSFDEAWKVEKEGAVGAYWGLWDKDGNFKYST
- a CDS encoding NAD(P)H-dependent oxidoreductase, which codes for MKHLESKGYSITLLDLYGANFDPVLSAEERQSYYAQDYDRSQLNKELELLVEAESLVLVFPTWWFSFPAMLKGWIDRVWAPGYAYDHDAELGAIKPKLGNLKEVKVVTTLGSPWWVDNLVMHKPVKRVLKTAILGACAKDCKVTFLSLYNAEKAGREQVDKFVQKIKAKF
- a CDS encoding glycosyl hydrolase family 17 protein, which gives rise to MEYRNAICYSGYREGQNPREGIYPTYQEIKEDLLILSHNWSALRLYDCGTHARLVLDVIRDEGLDFKVMLGADVAAEMNNPNCPWGAQFSEETLEKNRQHNKEEIDRLIELANAYPEVVGYVSVGNEASVEWTDHLISVEKLVEHVQKVKNSISQPVTFCENYVPWTYKLDALVEVIDFISLHTYPVWEYKTIDDALEYTKQNYYAVADRYPNKPVVITEAGWATASNGRGIEAWNASEELQAAYYDQLLQWTRDEKILTFVFEAFDEPWKGDNHPEEPEKHWGLFKVDRTPKLVMQSLYG
- a CDS encoding LysE family translocator; this encodes MTIASGIALFFAMALSALIPGPSVLATISRSMGSGMKQGMLLALGILIADYIFIFLALSGLSALSKVLGEVSFVIKYVGIAYLFWLAYVSWTAEVPEDGESVPSQSSRFSSLLTGVVVGLSNPKAILFYMGFFPAFVDVTQISGLHVGVILLISTVGVGGVLGMYAYSAAKAGKMLKSKREKQILNKMSGGFMASCGAFLFAKS